A stretch of Brassica rapa cultivar Chiifu-401-42 chromosome A08, CAAS_Brap_v3.01, whole genome shotgun sequence DNA encodes these proteins:
- the LOC103834654 gene encoding autophagy-related protein 11: MSSSFTDDANGKLILCVAENGHSFEFKCSETTTSVESVMRFVESVSGIAFSDQLLLSLDMRLEPQKLLSAFGLPASDREVFVFNKAKLQSNSHPPSPEEVVDSQGVDDDALPPASLHDHHHPLDDALDPALKALPLYERQFRYHFHKGRTVYNCTVVKHENCERFTREQKVQQRAVEVATRNLEQYYRVIHQNFLEFMKRYKHQHRLHSDLLMNFERDIERLRSAKVHPCLLTDSRRCLLDFVKEDNLKKAVENCASSHRQFENKIAQFQQMFVEVKRKVEELFACRASLSVKNLEVTVKDHERFIDEQKSILQSLSKDVNTVKKLVDDCMSSQMSSSLRPHDAVSALGPMYEVHDKNHLPKMQACYNSISELLGFCKNKKNEMNSFVHSYMQKITYVTYIIKDAKLQFPVFREAMVRQDDLFADLKLLRGVGPAYRACLAEAVRRKASMKLYMGMAGQLAEKLAMKRETEVRRREEFLKTHGPFVPRDVLASMGLYDTPTQCDVNVAPYDTSLINIEMADVDRYAPEYLVGLHSKFASSRSSVGMSSDSETEEIGLDSFDDYLAASELVEIAGTSKMEVENAKLKADLASAISRICSLGPQVEYEVMDESEVEHMLKNAAEKTAEALQAKDEYEKHLLSMLKEKQRHCDSYEKRIRELEQRLNDDYLQGNINNNTDASGLEVTEYKAEASGDVEGNKAHVSGSEHMDEEGSCVSNLSSKQPCKAGERMDENMVDSSLMLSHPLDSSMLESHQNNEKGGKDDVVGETGVFLSNSSTAESSPKSLNNKVALGMGLDTKHSDDVILEFRNELMEKSSKLSETESKLNGAMEEVASLSRELEMNQKLLEESQMNCAHLENCLHEAREEAQTHLCAADRRASEYNTLRASSVKMRGLFERLRSSVCAGGGVAGFAESLRTLAQALAKSINDNEDVGTVEFRKCIRVLADKVSILSKHWEESFEKCRNLEATSDQARKDLEEKEELVKTLYTKHQLGKQANREKISFGRLEVHEVAAFVLNPAGHYEAISRNCPNYYLSSESEALFTDHLPNRPTYIVGQIVHIERQAVKQPSALSASSSPEAGKSDYLGSRTLASSSRSTSSSGTTPTNPYGLSSGCEYFIVTIAMLPDTPIHQKAS, from the exons ATGAGCTCAAGCTTCACTGATGATGCCAATGGCAAGCTTATTCTCTGTGTGGCTGAGAATGGCCACTCTTTTGAGTTTAAATGCAGCGAGACGACGACTTCAGTTGAGTCTGTGATGCGTTTCGTTGAGTCTGTCTCTGGCATTGCCTTCTCTGACCAGCTTCTCCTCTCGCTGGACATGAGACTCGAGCCGCAGAAGCTGCTCTCTGCTTTCGGACTTCCCGCTAGTGATCGAGAAGTGTTTGTCTTCAACAAGGCTAAGCTGCAAAGCAACTCTCATCCGCCATCACCGGAAGAGGTTGTAGATTCACAGGGAGTTGATGATGATGCTTTACCACCTGCTTCATTGcatgatcatcatcatccgTTGGATGATGCGTTAGACCCGGCTCTAAAGGCTTTACCTTTGTATGAGAGGCAGTTTCGTTACCATTTCCATAAAGGCCGCACCGTTTACAACTGTACTGTTGTGAAGCATGAGAACTGCGAGAGGTTTACGAGAGAGCAGAAGGTGCAGCAGCGGGCTGTTGAAGTTGCTACGAGGAATCTGGAGCAGTATTACAGGGTGATCCATCAGAACTTTCTTGAGTTTATGAAGCGGTATAAGCATCAACACCGCCTCCACTCTGACTTGCTGATGAATTTTGAAAGGGATATTGAGAGATTGAGGTCGGCTAAGGTTCACCCTTGTCTGCTAACTGATTCGAGGAGATGCTTACTGGACTTTGTCAAGGAGGATAACCTCAAGAAGGCTGTGGAGAATTGTGCAAGCTCTCACAGGCAGTTTGAGAATAAGATTGCTCAGTTCCAGCAGATGTTTGTGGAGGTCAAGCGCAAGGTAGAGGAGTTGTTTGCTTGCAGGGCTTCTTTATCGGTGAAGAACTTAGAAGTGACTGTTAAGGACCACGAGCGCTTCATTGACGAGCAAAAGAGCATATTGCAATCTCTCAG CAAAGATGTCAATACGGTTAAGAAGCTTGTGGACGATTGCATGTCTAGCCAAATGTCCTCATCTCTCCGACCTCATGATGCTGTTTCAGCCCTGGGTCCTATGTACGAAGTGCATGATAAGAACCACCTTCCCAAGATGCAGGCTTGTTATAACTCTATCTCTGAATTGCTGGGTTTCTGCAAGAACAAGAAGAACGAGATGAACAGCTTTGTACACAGTTATATGCAAAAGATAACGTACGTCACATATATCATCAAAGATGCTAAGTTACAGTTTCCCGTTTTTAGAGAGGCAATGGTGCGTCAGGATGACTTATTTGCAGACCTGAAGTTACTCCGTGGTGTTGGCCCTGCATATAGAGCCTGCCTCGCAGAGGCGGTGAGAAGGAAAGCGTCGATGAAGCTTTACATGGGAATGGCTGGGCAGTTGGCAGAGAAGCTTGCTATGAAGAGGGAAACAGAGGTCAGGAGACGTGAGGAGTTTCTTAAAACGCATGGTCCCTTTGTACCTCGTGACGTGTTGGCCTCAATGGGTTTATATGATACGCCCACTCAGTGTGATGTCAATGTAGCTCCTTATGATACAAGTTTGATCAATATTGAAATGGCTGACGTTGATCGATATGCTCCTGAGTATCTAGTTGGGTTACATTCAAAGTTTGCATCCTCAAGGAGTTCAGTGGGCATGTCTAGTGATAGTGAGACTGAGGAGATAGGTTTAGACAGTTTTGATGATTACCTAGCAGCCTCTGAATTAGTGGAGATAGCTGGAACTAGCAAGATGGAAGTTGAGAATGCGAAACTGAAAGCTGACCTCGCTTCTGCAATCTCTCGGATCTGTTCGTTAGGCCCACAAGTTGAATATGAGGTGATGGATGAAAGCGAAGTAGAACATATGCTGAAAAACGCCGCGGAGAAGACAGCAGAGGCACTGCAGGCCAAAGATGAGTATGAGAAACATCTCTTATCTATGCTCAAGGAAAAACAAAGACATTGTGATTCATATGAGAAGCGAATCCGTGAACTGGAACAACGTCTCAACGATGATTATCTACAGggaaatattaataataatacgGATGCGTCTGGCTTGGAAGTTACTGAGTACAAAGCAGAAGCTTCAGGTGACGTGGAAGGCAATAAAGCTCATGTATCTGGCTCGGAGCACATGGATGAGGAGGGCTcatgtgtttcaaatctttctAGCAAGCAGCCATGTAAAGCTGGGGAACGTATGGATGAGAATATGGTGGATTCCTCTCTGATGCTCAGTCATCCGCTTGATTCAtcaatgctggaaagccatcaAAACAATGAGAAAGGTGGAAAGGATGATGTGGTTGGGGAGACGGGTGTGTTTCTAAGTAATAGCTCGACAGCCGAGAGCTCACCAAAATCTTTGAATAATAAAGTGGCACTTGGCATGGGGTTAGATACCAAACACAGTGATGATGTTATCTTGGAATTTAGAAATGAGCTGATGGAGAAGTCCAGTAAACTGAGTGAGACAGAGTCCAAGCTAAATGGAGCTATGGAAGAGGTAGCCAGTCTGAGCAGAGAGTTGGAAATGAATCAGAAGCTTCTCGAAGAATCCCAG ATGAACTGTGCGCATTTGGAGAACTGCTTACATGAAGCAAGAGAAGAAGCCCAGACCCATCTCTGCGCTGCTGATCGTCGAGCTTCTGAGTACAATACACTACGCGCATCATCTGTGAAGATGCGAGGCCTCTTTGAAAGACTCCGAAGCTCCGTCTGTGCTGGTGGTGGGGTTGCTGGTTTTGCCGAGTCCTTGCGTACTTTGGCTCAAGCTTTAGCCAA GTCCATTAATGACAATGAAGATGTCGGTACTGTTGAGTTCCGAAAATGCATCCGAGTCCTGGCAGACAAAGTTAGCATCCTCTCCAAACACTGGGAGGAATCTTTTGAAAAGTGCCGGAATCTTGAAGCTACAAGTGACCAGGCAAGGAAGGACTTGGAGGAAAAGGAAGAGCTGGTGAAAACATTGTACACTAAGCATCAACTTGGGAAGCAG GCTAATAGAGAAAAGATATCATTTGGTCGTCTTGAAGTCCATGAGGTAGCAGCATTTGTGCTGAATCCAGCAGGGCATTACGAGGCGATTAGCAGGAACTGCCCAAACTACTACTTGTCCTCTGAATCCGAGGCACTGTTCACAGATCACCTCCCAAACCGACCTACATACATCGTTGGACAGATTGTCCACATCGAGCGCCAAGCAGTGAAGCAGCCATCAGCACTTTCAGCTTCTTCATCTCCAGAGGCGGGTAAGTCGGACTATCTGGGCTCAAGAACTCTGGCATCAAGCTCAAGGTCAACATCATCTTCAGGAACAACACCAACAAACCCTTATGGTCTTTCTTCAGGATGTGAATACTTCATTGTGACAATAGCAATGCTTCCAGACACTCCCATTCATCAAAAAGCTTCCTGA
- the LOC103834656 gene encoding uncharacterized protein LOC103834656 isoform X1: protein MVEMRPESKSAAKCRDELPVKLEIAEDGLEEEHGPLNKRSKLWSSSPMAPAKYSPFDGPSPLGLSLRKSPSLLDLIQMRLTQSGDPKAGGSGGVNHESKCITAGSNLGPGSIEKLKASNFPASVLKIGQWEYKSRYEGDLVAKCYFAKHKLVWEVLERGLKSKIEIQWSDIVGLKANCPEKGPGTLTLLVQDSLVRPNAFCSTLMFGFFFFLFQLSRQPLFFRETNPQPRKHTLWQATSDFTDGQASMYRKHFLQCAEGIMNKHLEKLVQCDHRLLYLSREPEIIMDSPCFDARRSIFEDPSESKKGNNPFGSFNLSKAPSVSGTRNLASPVGAQSSSEHMYLSHEAPSPSSVIDARANEAVNSRNTTDCGQMGGLRQSMSLSDFLAVLCDPKDTSDSSQVDEVAGLHQSMSVSDFLAVLSDSGNITDSSQIKVPGLQQSMSVSDFVGLLSDSAVGNHPEHMENFNGMKQQLLSNNIQFDAPQDEKSLMPRVDSLFNLLYKDLNGAANSQLNTEVSVGLKSELSDLKGIVPDNNNNRVLDPASSSRPQGMLRKDSFSDLLLHLPRITSLPKFLSNISEEDSDAYNR from the exons ATGGTGGAAATGAGACCCGAGTCTAAATCAGCGGCGAAGTGCCGAGACGAGCTCCCGGTGAAGCTGGAGATCGCGGAGGACGGTTTAGAAGAAGAGCACGGTCCTCTCAACAAGCGATCTAAG TTGTGGAGCTCATCGCCAATGGCACCGGCCAAGTATAGCCCGTTTGATGGGCCGAGTCCTCTTGGACTAAGCCTTAGAAAGAGTCCATCTTTGCTGGATTTGATACAGATGAGGCTAACGCAAAGCGGTGACCCAAAAGCCGGAGGCTCTGGTGGTGTTAATCACGAGAGTAAATGTATTACTGCTGGATCGAACTTGGGGCCAGGAAGTATTGAGAAGCTGAAAGCTTCAAACTTTCCTGCCTCGGTATTAAAGATCGGGCAGTGGGAG tataaaTCGAGGTATGAAGGTGATTTGGTGGCGAAGTGTTACTTTGCAAAACATAAACTTGTTTGGGAAGTGTTGGAACGAGGTCTCAAGAGTAAAATCGAGATCCAATGGTCAGATATTGTGGGGTTGAAAGCAAACTGTCCTGAAAAAGGACCTGGGACGTTGACTCTCCTGGTACAAGATTCACTCGTGCGTCCGAATGCTTTTTGTTCAACTCTAatgtttggtttctttttttttttgtttcagcttTCTAGGCAGCCTTTGTTTTTCCGAGAAACAAACCCGCAGCCTAGGAAACATACTTTGTGGCAGGCAACTTCAGATTTTACTGATGGTCAAGCCAGTATGTACAG GAAGCATTTTCTGCAATGTGCTGAAGGGATAATGAACAAACATTTGGAAAAGCTTGTTCAGTGTGATCACCGTCTTTTGtatttaagccgtgagccagaGATAATTATGGATTCTCCCTGCTTTGATGCACGGCGATCTATCTTTGAGGATCCGAGTGAATCAAAAAAGGGTAATAATCCTTTTGGGAGTTTTAATCTTAGCAAAGCTCCTTCAGTATCTGGGACTCGGAACTTAGCATCTCCTGTTGGAGCACAGTCATCCTCTGAGCATATGTATCTGTCTCATGAAGCACCGTCTCCCAGCTCAG TGATAGATGCTCGTGCAAATGAAGCAGTCAATTCAAGAAACACAACGGATTGTGGTCAGATGGGAGGACTGCGCCAATCTATGTCACTGAGTGATTTCCTTGCAGTTCTCTGTGATCCAAAAGATACAAGTGATTCGAGTCAGGTTGACGAAGTAGCTGGACTACACCAATCTATGTCAGTTAGTGATTTCCTTGCAGTGTTATCTGATTCAGGAAACATAACTGATTCGAGTCAGATAAAAGTACCTGGACTACAACAATCCATGTCAGTGAGCGATTTCGTTGGACTTCTCTCTGATTCTGCTGTTGGAAACCATCCGGAACATATGGAGAATTTCAACGGCATGAAGCAGCAATTGCTAAGTAATAACATCCAGTTCGATGCACCACAAGATGAGAAGTCTCTCATGCCAAGGGTTGATTCCTTATTCAACCTCTTGTACAAGGATCTCAACGGCGCTGCAAACTCACAGCTCAATACTGAAGTCTCGGTTGGATTGAAGTCTGAACTCAGTGATCTGAAGGGGATAGTTCCGGACAATAACAACAACAGAGTTCTTGATCCAGCTTCCAGCAGCAGACCACAGGGTATGTTGAGGAAAGACTCGTTCAGCGATCTGCTATTGCATCTCCCCCGGATCACATCCTTGCCAAAGTTCTTGTCCAACATATCAGAAGAAGATAGTGATGCATATAAtagatga
- the LOC103834656 gene encoding uncharacterized protein LOC103834656 isoform X2 — protein MVEMRPESKSAAKCRDELPVKLEIAEDGLEEEHGPLNKRSKLWSSSPMAPAKYSPFDGPSPLGLSLRKSPSLLDLIQMRLTQSGDPKAGGSGGVNHESKCITAGSNLGPGSIEKLKASNFPASVLKIGQWEYKSRYEGDLVAKCYFAKHKLVWEVLERGLKSKIEIQWSDIVGLKANCPEKGPGTLTLLVQDSLVRPNAFCSTLMFGFFFFLFQLSRQPLFFRETNPQPRKHTLWQATSDFTDGQASMYRKHFLQCAEGIMNKHLEKLVQCDHRLLYLSREPEIIMDSPCFDARRSIFEDPSESKKGNNPFGSFNLSKAPSVSGTRNLASPVGAQSSSEHMYLSHEAPSPSSDARANEAVNSRNTTDCGQMGGLRQSMSLSDFLAVLCDPKDTSDSSQVDEVAGLHQSMSVSDFLAVLSDSGNITDSSQIKVPGLQQSMSVSDFVGLLSDSAVGNHPEHMENFNGMKQQLLSNNIQFDAPQDEKSLMPRVDSLFNLLYKDLNGAANSQLNTEVSVGLKSELSDLKGIVPDNNNNRVLDPASSSRPQGMLRKDSFSDLLLHLPRITSLPKFLSNISEEDSDAYNR, from the exons ATGGTGGAAATGAGACCCGAGTCTAAATCAGCGGCGAAGTGCCGAGACGAGCTCCCGGTGAAGCTGGAGATCGCGGAGGACGGTTTAGAAGAAGAGCACGGTCCTCTCAACAAGCGATCTAAG TTGTGGAGCTCATCGCCAATGGCACCGGCCAAGTATAGCCCGTTTGATGGGCCGAGTCCTCTTGGACTAAGCCTTAGAAAGAGTCCATCTTTGCTGGATTTGATACAGATGAGGCTAACGCAAAGCGGTGACCCAAAAGCCGGAGGCTCTGGTGGTGTTAATCACGAGAGTAAATGTATTACTGCTGGATCGAACTTGGGGCCAGGAAGTATTGAGAAGCTGAAAGCTTCAAACTTTCCTGCCTCGGTATTAAAGATCGGGCAGTGGGAG tataaaTCGAGGTATGAAGGTGATTTGGTGGCGAAGTGTTACTTTGCAAAACATAAACTTGTTTGGGAAGTGTTGGAACGAGGTCTCAAGAGTAAAATCGAGATCCAATGGTCAGATATTGTGGGGTTGAAAGCAAACTGTCCTGAAAAAGGACCTGGGACGTTGACTCTCCTGGTACAAGATTCACTCGTGCGTCCGAATGCTTTTTGTTCAACTCTAatgtttggtttctttttttttttgtttcagcttTCTAGGCAGCCTTTGTTTTTCCGAGAAACAAACCCGCAGCCTAGGAAACATACTTTGTGGCAGGCAACTTCAGATTTTACTGATGGTCAAGCCAGTATGTACAG GAAGCATTTTCTGCAATGTGCTGAAGGGATAATGAACAAACATTTGGAAAAGCTTGTTCAGTGTGATCACCGTCTTTTGtatttaagccgtgagccagaGATAATTATGGATTCTCCCTGCTTTGATGCACGGCGATCTATCTTTGAGGATCCGAGTGAATCAAAAAAGGGTAATAATCCTTTTGGGAGTTTTAATCTTAGCAAAGCTCCTTCAGTATCTGGGACTCGGAACTTAGCATCTCCTGTTGGAGCACAGTCATCCTCTGAGCATATGTATCTGTCTCATGAAGCACCGTCTCCCAGCTCAG ATGCTCGTGCAAATGAAGCAGTCAATTCAAGAAACACAACGGATTGTGGTCAGATGGGAGGACTGCGCCAATCTATGTCACTGAGTGATTTCCTTGCAGTTCTCTGTGATCCAAAAGATACAAGTGATTCGAGTCAGGTTGACGAAGTAGCTGGACTACACCAATCTATGTCAGTTAGTGATTTCCTTGCAGTGTTATCTGATTCAGGAAACATAACTGATTCGAGTCAGATAAAAGTACCTGGACTACAACAATCCATGTCAGTGAGCGATTTCGTTGGACTTCTCTCTGATTCTGCTGTTGGAAACCATCCGGAACATATGGAGAATTTCAACGGCATGAAGCAGCAATTGCTAAGTAATAACATCCAGTTCGATGCACCACAAGATGAGAAGTCTCTCATGCCAAGGGTTGATTCCTTATTCAACCTCTTGTACAAGGATCTCAACGGCGCTGCAAACTCACAGCTCAATACTGAAGTCTCGGTTGGATTGAAGTCTGAACTCAGTGATCTGAAGGGGATAGTTCCGGACAATAACAACAACAGAGTTCTTGATCCAGCTTCCAGCAGCAGACCACAGGGTATGTTGAGGAAAGACTCGTTCAGCGATCTGCTATTGCATCTCCCCCGGATCACATCCTTGCCAAAGTTCTTGTCCAACATATCAGAAGAAGATAGTGATGCATATAAtagatga
- the LOC103834656 gene encoding uncharacterized protein LOC103834656 isoform X3, which yields MVEMRPESKSAAKCRDELPVKLEIAEDGLEEEHGPLNKRSKLWSSSPMAPAKYSPFDGPSPLGLSLRKSPSLLDLIQMRLTQSGDPKAGGSGGVNHESKCITAGSNLGPGSIEKLKASNFPASVLKIGQWEYKSRYEGDLVAKCYFAKHKLVWEVLERGLKSKIEIQWSDIVGLKANCPEKGPGTLTLLLSRQPLFFRETNPQPRKHTLWQATSDFTDGQASMYRKHFLQCAEGIMNKHLEKLVQCDHRLLYLSREPEIIMDSPCFDARRSIFEDPSESKKGNNPFGSFNLSKAPSVSGTRNLASPVGAQSSSEHMYLSHEAPSPSSVIDARANEAVNSRNTTDCGQMGGLRQSMSLSDFLAVLCDPKDTSDSSQVDEVAGLHQSMSVSDFLAVLSDSGNITDSSQIKVPGLQQSMSVSDFVGLLSDSAVGNHPEHMENFNGMKQQLLSNNIQFDAPQDEKSLMPRVDSLFNLLYKDLNGAANSQLNTEVSVGLKSELSDLKGIVPDNNNNRVLDPASSSRPQGMLRKDSFSDLLLHLPRITSLPKFLSNISEEDSDAYNR from the exons ATGGTGGAAATGAGACCCGAGTCTAAATCAGCGGCGAAGTGCCGAGACGAGCTCCCGGTGAAGCTGGAGATCGCGGAGGACGGTTTAGAAGAAGAGCACGGTCCTCTCAACAAGCGATCTAAG TTGTGGAGCTCATCGCCAATGGCACCGGCCAAGTATAGCCCGTTTGATGGGCCGAGTCCTCTTGGACTAAGCCTTAGAAAGAGTCCATCTTTGCTGGATTTGATACAGATGAGGCTAACGCAAAGCGGTGACCCAAAAGCCGGAGGCTCTGGTGGTGTTAATCACGAGAGTAAATGTATTACTGCTGGATCGAACTTGGGGCCAGGAAGTATTGAGAAGCTGAAAGCTTCAAACTTTCCTGCCTCGGTATTAAAGATCGGGCAGTGGGAG tataaaTCGAGGTATGAAGGTGATTTGGTGGCGAAGTGTTACTTTGCAAAACATAAACTTGTTTGGGAAGTGTTGGAACGAGGTCTCAAGAGTAAAATCGAGATCCAATGGTCAGATATTGTGGGGTTGAAAGCAAACTGTCCTGAAAAAGGACCTGGGACGTTGACTCTCCTG cttTCTAGGCAGCCTTTGTTTTTCCGAGAAACAAACCCGCAGCCTAGGAAACATACTTTGTGGCAGGCAACTTCAGATTTTACTGATGGTCAAGCCAGTATGTACAG GAAGCATTTTCTGCAATGTGCTGAAGGGATAATGAACAAACATTTGGAAAAGCTTGTTCAGTGTGATCACCGTCTTTTGtatttaagccgtgagccagaGATAATTATGGATTCTCCCTGCTTTGATGCACGGCGATCTATCTTTGAGGATCCGAGTGAATCAAAAAAGGGTAATAATCCTTTTGGGAGTTTTAATCTTAGCAAAGCTCCTTCAGTATCTGGGACTCGGAACTTAGCATCTCCTGTTGGAGCACAGTCATCCTCTGAGCATATGTATCTGTCTCATGAAGCACCGTCTCCCAGCTCAG TGATAGATGCTCGTGCAAATGAAGCAGTCAATTCAAGAAACACAACGGATTGTGGTCAGATGGGAGGACTGCGCCAATCTATGTCACTGAGTGATTTCCTTGCAGTTCTCTGTGATCCAAAAGATACAAGTGATTCGAGTCAGGTTGACGAAGTAGCTGGACTACACCAATCTATGTCAGTTAGTGATTTCCTTGCAGTGTTATCTGATTCAGGAAACATAACTGATTCGAGTCAGATAAAAGTACCTGGACTACAACAATCCATGTCAGTGAGCGATTTCGTTGGACTTCTCTCTGATTCTGCTGTTGGAAACCATCCGGAACATATGGAGAATTTCAACGGCATGAAGCAGCAATTGCTAAGTAATAACATCCAGTTCGATGCACCACAAGATGAGAAGTCTCTCATGCCAAGGGTTGATTCCTTATTCAACCTCTTGTACAAGGATCTCAACGGCGCTGCAAACTCACAGCTCAATACTGAAGTCTCGGTTGGATTGAAGTCTGAACTCAGTGATCTGAAGGGGATAGTTCCGGACAATAACAACAACAGAGTTCTTGATCCAGCTTCCAGCAGCAGACCACAGGGTATGTTGAGGAAAGACTCGTTCAGCGATCTGCTATTGCATCTCCCCCGGATCACATCCTTGCCAAAGTTCTTGTCCAACATATCAGAAGAAGATAGTGATGCATATAAtagatga